One genomic region from Panthera tigris isolate Pti1 chromosome D1, P.tigris_Pti1_mat1.1, whole genome shotgun sequence encodes:
- the RCE1 gene encoding CAAX prenyl protease 2 isoform X2, which translates to MAALGGDGLRLLSVSRPERQPESAALGGPGPGLCCWVSVFSCLSLACSYVGSLYVWKSELPRDHPAVIKRRFTSVLVVSSLSPLCVLLWRELTGIQPGTSLLTLMGFRLEGIFPAALLPLLLTMILFLGPLMQLSMDCPCDLADGLKVVLAPRSWARCLTDMRWLRNQVIAPLTEELVFRACMLPMLAPCTGLGPAVFTCPLFFGVAHFHHIFEQLRFRQSSVGSIFLSAAVFGAYTAFLFIRTGHLIGPVLCHSFCNYMGFPAVCAALEHPQRRPLLAGYALGVGLFLLLLQPLTDPKLYGSLPLCVLLERAGDSEAPLCS; encoded by the exons ATGGCGGCGCTGGGCGGGGATGGGCTGCGCCTGCTGTCGGTGTCGCGGCCGGAGCGGCAGCCCGAGTCAGCAGCTCTGGGCGGCCCGGGCCCTGGGCTGTGCTGCTGGGTGTCTGTGTTCTCCTGTCTTAGCCTCGCCTGCTCCTACGTGGGCAGCCTCTACGTCTGGAAGAGCGAGCTGCCCAG GGACCACCCTGCAGTCATCAAGCGGCGTTTCACCAGTGTATTGGTGGTGTCCAGCCTCTCGCCTCTGTGCGTGCTACTCTGGAGAGAACTCACAGGCATCCAG CCAGGCACATCCCTGCTCACCCTGATGGGCTTCAGGCTGGAGGGTATTTTCCCAGCAGCACTGCTACCCCTGCTGCTGACCATG ATCCTTTTCCTGGGCCCACTGATGCAGCTCTCTATGGATTGTCCATGTGACCTGGCAGATGGTTTGAAGGTTGTCTTAG CTCCTCGCTCCTGGGCCCGCTGCCTCACGGATATGCGTTGGTTGCGGAACCAAGTGATTGCGCCCCTGACAGAAGAACTGGTGTTCCGGGCCTGTATGCTGCCCATGTTAGCACCATGCACGGGCCTGGGCCCTGCCGTGTTCACCTGCCCACTCTTCTTTGGAGTTG CCCATTTTCACCACATTTTTGAGCAGCTTCGATTCCGCCAGAGCAGTGTGGGGAGCATCTTCTTGTCTGCAG CTGTCTTCGGCGCCTACACTGCTTTCCTCTTCATCCGCACAG GACACCTGATTGGGCCGGTTCTTTGCCACTCCTTCTGCAATTACATGGGCTTTCCTGCCGTTTGCGCAGCCCTGGAACATCCGCAGAGGCGGCCCCTGCTGGCAGGCTATGCCCTGGGTGTAGGActcttcctgcttctgctccAGCCCCTCACGGACCCCAAGCTCTACGGCAGCCTTCCCCTTTGTGTGCTTTTGGAACGGGCAGGAGACTCAGAGGCTCCCTTGTGCTCCTGA
- the RCE1 gene encoding CAAX prenyl protease 2 isoform X4 — protein MGFRLEGIFPAALLPLLLTMILFLGPLMQLSMDCPCDLADGLKVVLAPRSWARCLTDMRWLRNQVIAPLTEELVFRACMLPMLAPCTGLGPAVFTCPLFFGVAHFHHIFEQLRFRQSSVGSIFLSAAFQFSYTAVFGAYTAFLFIRTGHLIGPVLCHSFCNYMGFPAVCAALEHPQRRPLLAGYALGVGLFLLLLQPLTDPKLYGSLPLCVLLERAGDSEAPLCS, from the exons ATGGGCTTCAGGCTGGAGGGTATTTTCCCAGCAGCACTGCTACCCCTGCTGCTGACCATG ATCCTTTTCCTGGGCCCACTGATGCAGCTCTCTATGGATTGTCCATGTGACCTGGCAGATGGTTTGAAGGTTGTCTTAG CTCCTCGCTCCTGGGCCCGCTGCCTCACGGATATGCGTTGGTTGCGGAACCAAGTGATTGCGCCCCTGACAGAAGAACTGGTGTTCCGGGCCTGTATGCTGCCCATGTTAGCACCATGCACGGGCCTGGGCCCTGCCGTGTTCACCTGCCCACTCTTCTTTGGAGTTG CCCATTTTCACCACATTTTTGAGCAGCTTCGATTCCGCCAGAGCAGTGTGGGGAGCATCTTCTTGTCTGCAG CGTTCCAGTTCTCCTACACAGCTGTCTTCGGCGCCTACACTGCTTTCCTCTTCATCCGCACAG GACACCTGATTGGGCCGGTTCTTTGCCACTCCTTCTGCAATTACATGGGCTTTCCTGCCGTTTGCGCAGCCCTGGAACATCCGCAGAGGCGGCCCCTGCTGGCAGGCTATGCCCTGGGTGTAGGActcttcctgcttctgctccAGCCCCTCACGGACCCCAAGCTCTACGGCAGCCTTCCCCTTTGTGTGCTTTTGGAACGGGCAGGAGACTCAGAGGCTCCCTTGTGCTCCTGA
- the RCE1 gene encoding CAAX prenyl protease 2 isoform X3, giving the protein MAALGGDGLRLLSVSRPERQPESAALGGPGPGLCCWVSVFSCLSLACSYVGSLYVWKSELPRDHPAVIKRRFTSVLVVSSLSPLCVLLWRELTGIQPGTSLLTLMGFRLEGIFPAALLPLLLTMILFLGPLMQLSMDCPCDLADGLKVVLAPRSWARCLTDMRWLRNQVIAPLTEELVFRACMLPMLAPCTGLGPAVFTCPLFFGVAHFHHIFEQLRFRQSSVGSIFLSAGHLIGPVLCHSFCNYMGFPAVCAALEHPQRRPLLAGYALGVGLFLLLLQPLTDPKLYGSLPLCVLLERAGDSEAPLCS; this is encoded by the exons ATGGCGGCGCTGGGCGGGGATGGGCTGCGCCTGCTGTCGGTGTCGCGGCCGGAGCGGCAGCCCGAGTCAGCAGCTCTGGGCGGCCCGGGCCCTGGGCTGTGCTGCTGGGTGTCTGTGTTCTCCTGTCTTAGCCTCGCCTGCTCCTACGTGGGCAGCCTCTACGTCTGGAAGAGCGAGCTGCCCAG GGACCACCCTGCAGTCATCAAGCGGCGTTTCACCAGTGTATTGGTGGTGTCCAGCCTCTCGCCTCTGTGCGTGCTACTCTGGAGAGAACTCACAGGCATCCAG CCAGGCACATCCCTGCTCACCCTGATGGGCTTCAGGCTGGAGGGTATTTTCCCAGCAGCACTGCTACCCCTGCTGCTGACCATG ATCCTTTTCCTGGGCCCACTGATGCAGCTCTCTATGGATTGTCCATGTGACCTGGCAGATGGTTTGAAGGTTGTCTTAG CTCCTCGCTCCTGGGCCCGCTGCCTCACGGATATGCGTTGGTTGCGGAACCAAGTGATTGCGCCCCTGACAGAAGAACTGGTGTTCCGGGCCTGTATGCTGCCCATGTTAGCACCATGCACGGGCCTGGGCCCTGCCGTGTTCACCTGCCCACTCTTCTTTGGAGTTG CCCATTTTCACCACATTTTTGAGCAGCTTCGATTCCGCCAGAGCAGTGTGGGGAGCATCTTCTTGTCTGCAG GACACCTGATTGGGCCGGTTCTTTGCCACTCCTTCTGCAATTACATGGGCTTTCCTGCCGTTTGCGCAGCCCTGGAACATCCGCAGAGGCGGCCCCTGCTGGCAGGCTATGCCCTGGGTGTAGGActcttcctgcttctgctccAGCCCCTCACGGACCCCAAGCTCTACGGCAGCCTTCCCCTTTGTGTGCTTTTGGAACGGGCAGGAGACTCAGAGGCTCCCTTGTGCTCCTGA
- the RCE1 gene encoding CAAX prenyl protease 2 isoform X1 yields the protein MAALGGDGLRLLSVSRPERQPESAALGGPGPGLCCWVSVFSCLSLACSYVGSLYVWKSELPRDHPAVIKRRFTSVLVVSSLSPLCVLLWRELTGIQPGTSLLTLMGFRLEGIFPAALLPLLLTMILFLGPLMQLSMDCPCDLADGLKVVLAPRSWARCLTDMRWLRNQVIAPLTEELVFRACMLPMLAPCTGLGPAVFTCPLFFGVAHFHHIFEQLRFRQSSVGSIFLSAAFQFSYTAVFGAYTAFLFIRTGHLIGPVLCHSFCNYMGFPAVCAALEHPQRRPLLAGYALGVGLFLLLLQPLTDPKLYGSLPLCVLLERAGDSEAPLCS from the exons ATGGCGGCGCTGGGCGGGGATGGGCTGCGCCTGCTGTCGGTGTCGCGGCCGGAGCGGCAGCCCGAGTCAGCAGCTCTGGGCGGCCCGGGCCCTGGGCTGTGCTGCTGGGTGTCTGTGTTCTCCTGTCTTAGCCTCGCCTGCTCCTACGTGGGCAGCCTCTACGTCTGGAAGAGCGAGCTGCCCAG GGACCACCCTGCAGTCATCAAGCGGCGTTTCACCAGTGTATTGGTGGTGTCCAGCCTCTCGCCTCTGTGCGTGCTACTCTGGAGAGAACTCACAGGCATCCAG CCAGGCACATCCCTGCTCACCCTGATGGGCTTCAGGCTGGAGGGTATTTTCCCAGCAGCACTGCTACCCCTGCTGCTGACCATG ATCCTTTTCCTGGGCCCACTGATGCAGCTCTCTATGGATTGTCCATGTGACCTGGCAGATGGTTTGAAGGTTGTCTTAG CTCCTCGCTCCTGGGCCCGCTGCCTCACGGATATGCGTTGGTTGCGGAACCAAGTGATTGCGCCCCTGACAGAAGAACTGGTGTTCCGGGCCTGTATGCTGCCCATGTTAGCACCATGCACGGGCCTGGGCCCTGCCGTGTTCACCTGCCCACTCTTCTTTGGAGTTG CCCATTTTCACCACATTTTTGAGCAGCTTCGATTCCGCCAGAGCAGTGTGGGGAGCATCTTCTTGTCTGCAG CGTTCCAGTTCTCCTACACAGCTGTCTTCGGCGCCTACACTGCTTTCCTCTTCATCCGCACAG GACACCTGATTGGGCCGGTTCTTTGCCACTCCTTCTGCAATTACATGGGCTTTCCTGCCGTTTGCGCAGCCCTGGAACATCCGCAGAGGCGGCCCCTGCTGGCAGGCTATGCCCTGGGTGTAGGActcttcctgcttctgctccAGCCCCTCACGGACCCCAAGCTCTACGGCAGCCTTCCCCTTTGTGTGCTTTTGGAACGGGCAGGAGACTCAGAGGCTCCCTTGTGCTCCTGA